In one Pseudomonas purpurea genomic region, the following are encoded:
- a CDS encoding type III secretion system chaperone: protein MDLSIRVNRLLAEFANRSGLPALSLDEEGVASLLFDDQLGVTLVLLAGRERLVMEADVAGIETFGDGIFRQLASFNRRWYRFDLHFGFDEESGLVQLYAQIPAAELTLESFETTLANLLDHAEFWQQLLPGHDSAAQAISRPAGMRV, encoded by the coding sequence ATGGATTTGAGTATCAGGGTCAATCGGCTGCTTGCCGAATTTGCCAATCGCAGTGGCCTTCCCGCTTTGTCGCTGGATGAAGAGGGGGTAGCAAGCCTGCTGTTTGATGATCAGTTGGGCGTGACGCTGGTATTGCTGGCCGGACGTGAGCGATTGGTCATGGAAGCGGACGTGGCGGGAATCGAAACCTTTGGCGACGGAATCTTCCGGCAGCTGGCGAGTTTCAATCGACGCTGGTATCGCTTCGACCTGCATTTTGGTTTTGACGAGGAATCGGGCCTGGTGCAGTTGTACGCCCAGATTCCAGCGGCCGAGTTGACCCTGGAAAGCTTCGAGACCACCTTGGCCAACTTGCTCGATCACGCCGAGTTCTGGCAGCAATTGCTGCCCGGACATGACAGTGCCGCCCAGGCGATATCCAGACCCGCCGGTATGAGGGTTTAA
- a CDS encoding YopD family type III secretion system translocon subunit, protein MNIDKGYAAQGTNPIGNTQPLEKTQSAAKGETVHSAGTAPVGESKKGQGVDLPAPRQGLNAGGLSKVSSELNGSVELMVLLFRIAQKARELGIMQRDSENTSIINAQKSQVDEMRAGSKLMIAMAVISGVMAVGSAITGAIGAIKNGKAISQEKMLEKNIAGRNELIDAKMQSLGKTSDADRIEIGKIWAKDQTADTSTLKLTGQGVDNRNAKLQSINGVNQALGQMANTSVQVEQTAIQANAKEDEVKASVAQSEKQKVEDQLSYNANFMKEMLQLLQQYTQNHNQAWRAAAGVA, encoded by the coding sequence ATGAATATTGACAAAGGCTATGCCGCTCAGGGGACGAACCCGATCGGCAACACCCAGCCATTGGAAAAAACCCAATCGGCAGCAAAGGGCGAAACGGTCCACAGCGCGGGCACGGCCCCGGTTGGCGAATCGAAAAAGGGTCAGGGCGTCGACCTGCCTGCACCGCGCCAGGGGCTCAACGCTGGCGGTCTGAGCAAGGTCAGCAGTGAGCTCAATGGCAGCGTGGAACTGATGGTGCTGCTGTTTCGCATCGCGCAGAAGGCTCGCGAGCTGGGGATCATGCAGCGTGACAGCGAGAACACTTCGATCATCAACGCGCAGAAATCCCAGGTGGACGAAATGCGCGCCGGTTCCAAGTTGATGATTGCCATGGCGGTGATCTCCGGGGTGATGGCCGTAGGGTCGGCGATTACCGGTGCCATCGGCGCGATCAAGAACGGCAAGGCGATCAGCCAGGAAAAAATGCTGGAGAAAAACATCGCCGGGCGCAACGAGCTGATCGACGCGAAGATGCAGTCGCTGGGCAAAACCTCGGACGCCGATCGCATCGAAATCGGCAAGATCTGGGCCAAGGACCAGACGGCGGACACCAGTACGCTCAAGCTGACCGGGCAGGGTGTGGATAACCGCAATGCCAAGCTGCAAAGCATCAATGGCGTGAATCAGGCACTCGGGCAGATGGCCAACACCTCGGTGCAAGTCGAGCAAACCGCTATCCAGGCCAATGCCAAGGAAGATGAAGTCAAAGCGTCGGTTGCCCAGAGCGAAAAGCAAAAGGTCGAAGACCAGTTGAGCTACAACGCCAACTTCATGAAAGAGATGCTGCAGTTGCTCCAGCAGTACACCCAGAACCACAACCAGGCGTGGCGTGCTGCCGCCGGCGTCGCCTGA
- the sctE gene encoding type III secretion system translocon subunit SctE: MNPIAFDRVALTTGNVFANDPVVPPRNGRGGDALTVTRVEADGRPAASSQGVQLTAPLAASQQRLEASTRTDINRLVQSVRQDSVLAQRFIAETTRLGVARLSSVEDFEIELAKLTGELESTQKKLKLEEIKQAREQNLQKMEENQKKIKESTEAAKEAQKSGLVSKIFGWISAIASIIVGAIMIATGVGAAVGALMIAGGVMGIVSQSVQQAAKDGLISKEVMEKLGPALMGIEIAIAVIAAVASFGGAAVGAVAKLGAKIGGKAAELTASLASKVADLGSKFGNVASQSISHGAKLGVQISDVTLDVANGVAQTTHSALQAKAADKQADALEARSQLTQFQTVLDKLKEELSRMVESFLQVMELIFQMINAKGDSLHNLSSRPAAI; this comes from the coding sequence ATGAATCCGATAGCGTTTGATCGCGTTGCGCTGACCACGGGGAACGTTTTTGCGAACGACCCGGTGGTCCCGCCGCGCAATGGCCGAGGGGGGGATGCACTCACGGTCACCCGGGTCGAGGCGGATGGCCGCCCAGCCGCTTCGTCTCAAGGTGTGCAACTGACAGCGCCGCTGGCGGCCAGTCAGCAGCGTCTGGAGGCCAGCACTCGGACGGATATCAACCGCCTGGTGCAGTCCGTGCGTCAGGACAGTGTGCTGGCCCAGCGGTTTATCGCCGAAACCACACGGCTTGGGGTAGCGCGGCTCAGCTCGGTGGAAGATTTCGAGATTGAACTGGCCAAGCTGACCGGTGAACTGGAGTCCACGCAGAAGAAGCTCAAGCTCGAAGAAATCAAGCAGGCGCGTGAGCAGAACCTGCAAAAGATGGAAGAAAACCAGAAGAAGATCAAAGAGTCGACCGAGGCTGCGAAAGAAGCCCAGAAGTCTGGTCTGGTGAGCAAGATTTTTGGCTGGATCAGCGCCATTGCATCGATCATCGTCGGCGCAATCATGATCGCGACGGGCGTCGGTGCGGCCGTCGGTGCACTGATGATCGCTGGTGGCGTCATGGGCATCGTTTCCCAGTCGGTACAGCAAGCGGCAAAAGACGGATTGATCAGCAAAGAAGTGATGGAAAAGCTCGGACCGGCTCTGATGGGGATTGAAATCGCCATCGCCGTGATCGCTGCAGTAGCCAGTTTTGGGGGGGCTGCCGTCGGGGCAGTCGCCAAGTTGGGGGCGAAAATCGGTGGCAAGGCTGCCGAACTCACTGCCAGCCTCGCCAGTAAAGTGGCGGATTTGGGGAGCAAGTTCGGCAATGTCGCGAGCCAGTCGATTTCCCATGGCGCCAAGCTTGGCGTGCAGATTTCCGATGTGACCCTGGATGTCGCCAACGGTGTGGCGCAAACCACCCACTCGGCGCTGCAAGCCAAGGCTGCTGACAAACAGGCCGATGCCCTGGAGGCGCGTTCCCAGCTCACCCAGTTCCAGACGGTTCTGGACAAACTCAAGGAAGAGCTCAGCCGCATGGTCGAGTCCTTTTTGCAGGTCATGGAGCTGATTTTCCAGATGATCAATGCCAAGGGCGACAGCCTGCATAACCTATCCAGCCGTCCTGCGGCTATCTGA
- a CDS encoding SycD/LcrH family type III secretion system chaperone, with protein sequence MSQQEHDVSEEYEKELEAFLRDGGTLAMLKNISSDSLEQLYSLAFNQYQAGKWDDAHKIFQSLCMLDHYDVRFFLGLGACRQSMGQLEQALQSFSYGALIDINEPRFPFHAGECHLQLGDLDGAESGFYSAQALAAAQPAHSVLAERAGAMLEAVLARKDQHNESDSV encoded by the coding sequence ATGAGCCAGCAAGAACACGATGTGTCTGAGGAATACGAGAAGGAACTGGAGGCGTTTTTGCGCGATGGCGGCACGCTGGCCATGCTCAAGAACATCTCCAGCGACAGCCTGGAGCAGCTCTATTCCCTGGCGTTCAATCAATACCAGGCCGGCAAGTGGGACGACGCCCACAAGATCTTTCAATCGCTGTGCATGCTTGATCACTACGACGTTCGGTTCTTCCTGGGCCTGGGCGCATGCCGGCAGTCCATGGGGCAGCTTGAGCAGGCATTGCAGAGCTTCAGTTATGGCGCGCTGATCGACATCAACGAGCCCAGATTTCCGTTTCATGCTGGCGAGTGTCACCTGCAACTGGGTGATCTCGACGGGGCCGAGAGTGGCTTCTACTCGGCTCAGGCCTTGGCCGCAGCACAGCCGGCGCATTCGGTTTTGGCCGAACGTGCCGGCGCCATGTTGGAAGCCGTATTAGCGAGAAAGGATCAACACAATGAATCCGATAGCGTTTGA
- a CDS encoding virulence-associated V antigen → MLTGLDTYRAGNPLSIKSFLSGAPKESGAMKPGDLLNKYEFKDENNPIANFATTVGDRSRPINDKVSEKTTLLNDVSSRYNSAIEALNRFVQKYDSMMRDILNAI, encoded by the coding sequence CTGCTGACAGGGCTCGACACCTACCGCGCCGGCAACCCGCTGAGCATCAAGAGTTTCCTCAGTGGCGCACCGAAGGAAAGTGGGGCGATGAAGCCCGGTGACTTGCTCAACAAGTATGAGTTCAAGGACGAGAACAACCCCATCGCCAACTTCGCCACGACGGTGGGCGATCGCTCCCGACCGATCAACGACAAAGTCAGTGAAAAAACCACGCTGTTGAACGATGTCAGCTCTCGCTACAACTCGGCCATCGAGGCCTTGAACCGATTCGTTCAGAAGTACGACAGCATGATGCGCGACATTTTAAATGCCATATAG
- a CDS encoding virulence-associated V antigen: MDIRLYRQDLSAFLTELQRTPDDQLRGRETEALKALKELISSRNVTFTHDGQTLSQAQVEKLLAYFLPPKPNTTGGLYELQLKSGLESVKQLINQYADAKPGQPWPLKEFLAKAHFGLTSDRIDDDVRGVYEEVLLIQDGKRTALRDDLKLLTAELNIYSKIQSQINANLAAKKEIVIEPGLNLFDRTLYGYPDDKTWQGQRGIQTADRARHLPRRQPAEHQEFPQWRTEGKWGDEAR, translated from the coding sequence ATGGATATCAGGCTTTACCGGCAAGACCTGTCGGCTTTTCTGACCGAGCTGCAGAGAACTCCCGACGACCAACTGCGCGGGCGCGAAACCGAAGCCCTCAAAGCGCTCAAGGAGCTGATCAGCAGTCGCAATGTCACCTTTACCCATGACGGGCAGACCTTGTCGCAAGCCCAGGTCGAAAAGCTGTTGGCTTACTTCCTGCCGCCCAAACCGAACACCACGGGCGGGCTGTATGAGCTGCAGCTCAAGTCCGGGCTCGAGTCGGTCAAACAACTGATCAACCAGTACGCCGATGCGAAGCCGGGACAGCCCTGGCCGTTGAAAGAGTTCCTGGCCAAGGCGCATTTCGGGCTGACCAGTGACCGGATCGACGATGACGTCCGGGGCGTTTATGAAGAGGTTCTGCTGATACAGGACGGCAAGCGCACCGCGCTGCGCGATGACCTCAAGTTGCTGACCGCCGAACTCAACATTTACAGCAAGATCCAGTCGCAGATCAACGCGAATCTGGCCGCCAAAAAAGAGATCGTAATCGAGCCGGGACTCAACCTGTTCGATCGCACCTTGTACGGCTACCCCGACGACAAGACCTGGCAGGGCCAGCGCGGAATACAAACTGCTGACAGGGCTCGACACCTACCGCGCCGGCAACCCGCTGAGCATCAAGAGTTTCCTCAGTGGCGCACCGAAGGAAAGTGGGGCGATGAAGCCCGGTGA
- a CDS encoding LcrG family type III secretion system chaperone translates to MYDETYAKTLQAAEQAIDDNDHRARLLTEMWEGLGLPDEVCDRVFRSQDQALVQVAEQELLQEVQRMRINRPPVADEGKRLRRPASMRGLLV, encoded by the coding sequence ATGTACGACGAAACCTACGCCAAAACCCTACAGGCTGCCGAGCAGGCCATTGATGACAACGATCATCGCGCGCGCTTGCTCACGGAAATGTGGGAGGGCCTCGGGCTGCCCGATGAGGTCTGTGACCGGGTCTTTCGGTCACAGGATCAGGCGCTGGTCCAGGTAGCGGAACAGGAACTGTTGCAGGAAGTGCAGCGGATGCGGATCAACCGTCCACCGGTTGCCGATGAAGGAAAACGACTGCGTCGTCCGGCGTCGATGCGTGGACTTCTGGTGTAA
- a CDS encoding LcrR family type III secretion system chaperone, with protein MTSDPLTDWLQARGYDIHPHFLRQSALPLGWKFVHGGCELAWRCEGARVWIVMLRRADGRHGLGNSFAALYVLADAVLAVLGPQACLYGQVQAMAGSPLDGARMARFYRHWTGAAEPQPGWFELAAGRVCSLQSMRKRQKIDRT; from the coding sequence ATGACCAGCGACCCGTTGACCGACTGGCTGCAAGCGCGGGGTTATGACATCCATCCGCACTTTCTGCGCCAGAGCGCACTGCCGCTGGGCTGGAAGTTTGTGCATGGCGGCTGCGAACTGGCCTGGCGCTGTGAAGGTGCGCGGGTCTGGATCGTCATGCTGCGCCGTGCCGACGGGCGCCATGGCCTGGGCAATTCCTTTGCGGCGCTGTATGTGCTGGCCGATGCGGTCCTCGCGGTGCTGGGGCCGCAGGCGTGTCTGTACGGTCAGGTGCAGGCGATGGCGGGCAGCCCGTTGGATGGCGCGCGGATGGCGCGTTTCTATCGCCATTGGACCGGTGCCGCCGAGCCGCAGCCCGGTTGGTTCGAATTGGCGGCCGGGCGAGTGTGTTCGCTGCAATCAATGAGAAAACGACAAAAAATCGACCGTACCTGA
- the sctV gene encoding type III secretion system export apparatus subunit SctV, producing MKELSDFLRRVGERQDIMLAVMLLAVVFMMILPLPPFLLDILIAINITVSVVLMMMSVYISSPLQFSVFPAVLLITTLFRLALSVSTTRMILLEADAGQIVYTFGNFVVGGNLVVGCIIFLIITIVQFLVITKGAERVAEVSARFSLDAMPGKQMSIDGDMRAGVIDVNEARDRRAVIEKESQMFGSMDGAMKFVKGDAIAGLIIIFINILAGITIGVTQKGLSAGDALQLYSVLTIGDGMVSQVPALLIAITAGIIVTRDSSDGTSDLGNDIGDQVVAQPKALLIGGVLLVLFGLIPGFPTVTFMLLAALVGGGGYFMLLRQRGLAAEDNPRDLPTLLAQGAGAASSAKPKAKPSGNKPKGTRLGDKEEFAMTVPLLIDVDASMQQELEAFALNDELVRVRRALYLDFGVPFPGIHLRFNEGLKDGEYLIQLQEVPVARGRLRSARLLVQERASQLELIGVPFEEGEPVLPGQPTLWVGAEHEGRLERSGCAFLSMDQVLTWHLSHVLREYAEDFIGIQETRYLLEQMEHSYSELVKEAQRIIPLQRMTEILQRLVGEDISIRNLRAILEAMVEWGQKEKDVVQLTEYIRSSLKRYICYKYSSGNNILPAYLLDQLVEEQIRGGIRQTSAGSYLALDPAVTQSFLEQVRQTVGDLSQMQSKPVLIVSMDIRRYVRKLIEGDYYGLPVLSYQELTQQINIQPLGRVSL from the coding sequence ATGAAGGAGCTCTCTGATTTTCTGAGGCGGGTGGGCGAGCGCCAGGACATCATGCTGGCGGTGATGCTGCTGGCCGTCGTGTTCATGATGATCCTGCCGCTGCCGCCGTTCCTGCTGGACATCCTGATTGCGATCAACATCACGGTGTCCGTGGTGTTGATGATGATGTCGGTCTACATCAGCTCACCGTTGCAGTTCTCGGTGTTCCCGGCGGTGTTGTTGATTACCACGTTGTTCCGGCTGGCGTTGTCGGTCAGTACCACGCGGATGATTTTGTTGGAGGCCGACGCCGGCCAGATCGTCTACACGTTCGGCAACTTTGTCGTGGGCGGCAACCTGGTGGTGGGCTGCATCATCTTTCTGATCATCACCATCGTGCAGTTCCTGGTGATCACCAAAGGCGCCGAGCGCGTCGCCGAAGTGAGTGCGCGGTTCTCCCTGGACGCCATGCCCGGCAAGCAGATGAGTATCGACGGCGACATGCGGGCCGGCGTCATCGACGTCAACGAGGCGCGTGACCGGCGGGCGGTGATCGAGAAAGAGAGCCAGATGTTCGGCTCGATGGACGGCGCGATGAAGTTCGTCAAAGGCGATGCGATTGCCGGCCTGATCATCATCTTCATCAACATTCTGGCGGGTATAACCATCGGCGTGACCCAGAAGGGCCTGAGCGCCGGCGATGCGTTGCAGCTCTATTCGGTACTGACCATCGGCGATGGCATGGTCAGCCAGGTGCCGGCCCTGTTGATCGCCATCACGGCCGGGATCATCGTGACCCGGGACTCGTCGGACGGCACCTCGGACCTGGGCAATGACATCGGCGACCAGGTCGTGGCGCAGCCCAAGGCGTTGCTGATCGGCGGTGTGCTGCTGGTGTTGTTCGGGCTGATTCCGGGGTTTCCGACCGTGACCTTCATGCTGCTGGCAGCGCTGGTGGGCGGGGGCGGTTACTTCATGCTGTTGCGTCAGCGCGGGCTGGCGGCCGAGGACAACCCCAGGGACTTGCCGACCTTGTTGGCGCAAGGCGCGGGTGCCGCGTCTTCGGCCAAGCCCAAAGCCAAGCCGTCGGGCAACAAGCCCAAGGGCACGCGGCTGGGGGACAAGGAAGAGTTCGCCATGACCGTGCCCCTGCTGATCGATGTGGACGCGAGCATGCAGCAGGAGCTGGAAGCGTTCGCCCTCAATGACGAGCTGGTACGGGTGCGCCGAGCGCTCTACCTGGACTTTGGCGTACCGTTTCCGGGCATCCACTTGCGCTTCAATGAAGGTTTGAAGGACGGCGAGTACCTGATTCAGCTGCAAGAGGTGCCGGTGGCCCGTGGACGCTTGCGCAGTGCGCGGTTGCTGGTGCAGGAACGGGCCAGCCAGCTGGAACTGATAGGCGTGCCGTTCGAAGAAGGCGAACCGGTGCTGCCGGGTCAGCCGACATTGTGGGTCGGCGCCGAGCATGAGGGGCGGCTGGAGCGATCCGGTTGCGCGTTCCTGAGCATGGACCAGGTGCTGACCTGGCACTTGTCCCACGTGCTGCGCGAGTACGCCGAAGACTTCATCGGTATCCAGGAAACCCGTTACCTGCTGGAGCAGATGGAGCACAGCTATTCGGAACTGGTGAAGGAAGCCCAGCGCATTATTCCGTTGCAGCGCATGACCGAAATTCTCCAGCGCCTGGTGGGCGAGGACATCTCGATCCGCAACCTGCGGGCGATTCTGGAGGCCATGGTGGAGTGGGGTCAGAAAGAGAAGGATGTGGTGCAACTGACCGAGTACATCCGCAGCAGCCTCAAGCGCTACATCTGCTACAAATATTCGAGCGGCAACAACATCCTGCCGGCCTATCTGCTGGACCAACTGGTGGAAGAGCAGATTCGTGGCGGCATCCGCCAGACCAGTGCCGGCAGCTATCTGGCGCTGGACCCGGCCGTCACTCAATCCTTCCTCGAACAAGTCCGGCAGACCGTCGGCGACCTCTCGCAGATGCAGAGCAAACCAGTACTGATCGTCTCGATGGACATCCGCCGCTACGTGCGCAAGCTGATTGAAGGCGACTACTACGGCTTGCCGGTGCTCTCGTATCAGGAGCTGACCCAGCAGATCAACATCCAGCCGTTGGGCCGGGTTTCGTTATGA
- a CDS encoding tetratricopeptide repeat protein codes for MMLKPVQHNLLLLLGWLQLQCGQPGRARIFLEALLAVEPAHRQARRALVVALLQLEEGELAERQCDRLLAEGEDDLALWGCVSRACQLQGRIADARVAFERFLGQRESHEGAL; via the coding sequence ATGATGTTGAAACCGGTACAGCACAACCTGCTGCTACTGCTCGGCTGGCTACAGTTGCAGTGCGGCCAGCCAGGTCGTGCGCGGATTTTTCTTGAGGCCTTGCTGGCCGTTGAACCGGCCCACCGCCAAGCGCGTCGGGCGCTGGTGGTGGCATTGTTGCAGCTGGAGGAGGGCGAACTGGCGGAGCGTCAGTGCGACCGGTTGTTGGCCGAAGGCGAGGACGACCTTGCGCTGTGGGGCTGTGTCAGCCGTGCGTGCCAGTTACAGGGGCGAATCGCCGATGCACGCGTCGCTTTCGAACGGTTTTTGGGCCAGCGGGAGTCCCATGAAGGAGCTCTCTGA
- a CDS encoding YscX family type III secretion protein produces MSRISAPHIGIEHLTEVGDQHQASGLPERYVLPPDGHSIEAHLDNLYPADLAGRRLLAFACPHEGFHELLRPQAFRQALTDLKQQVSSSDAPEFQAVSALLQARSEDEYLLQMALHLLHKV; encoded by the coding sequence GTGAGTCGGATCAGCGCCCCACACATCGGCATCGAGCACCTGACCGAAGTCGGCGATCAGCATCAGGCATCGGGCTTGCCCGAGCGCTATGTGCTGCCACCCGACGGCCACTCCATTGAGGCCCACCTCGACAATCTCTACCCGGCGGACCTCGCCGGGCGTCGCTTGCTGGCGTTTGCCTGTCCCCACGAGGGCTTTCACGAGTTGCTCCGGCCACAGGCGTTTCGCCAGGCCCTGACAGACCTCAAGCAGCAGGTCTCTTCATCCGATGCGCCCGAGTTCCAGGCGGTGTCGGCGCTGCTGCAAGCGCGCAGCGAAGATGAGTACTTGCTGCAGATGGCCCTCCATTTGCTGCACAAGGTATGA
- the sycN gene encoding type III secretion chaperone SycN: MHWIDQALAQFCQDLGVAVPAPAGALIQLEFEETGTLQLEQHDRKLTLWLAVDLEWHQVHQGVIRALALTFSRTGPELPLRCGWAADTRLLLLITLDERRVTAPVLHQAFRTLSSARHAVLEQ, from the coding sequence ATGCACTGGATTGACCAAGCACTGGCGCAGTTTTGTCAGGACCTGGGGGTGGCCGTACCGGCCCCGGCGGGGGCGCTGATTCAGCTGGAGTTCGAGGAAACCGGCACGCTGCAACTCGAACAGCATGATCGCAAACTGACCCTATGGCTGGCCGTGGACCTGGAATGGCATCAGGTTCACCAAGGCGTGATTCGTGCCCTGGCGCTGACGTTCAGCCGTACCGGGCCGGAGTTGCCGTTGCGTTGCGGGTGGGCGGCCGACACGCGCCTGTTGTTGCTGATTACCCTGGACGAGCGCCGCGTCACCGCCCCGGTGTTGCATCAGGCGTTTCGTACCTTGAGCTCGGCGCGCCACGCGGTGCTTGAGCAGTGA
- a CDS encoding TyeA family type III secretion system gatekeeper subunit — MAYGPSDLMGGLIGLIDKRWANVQDVQRLIVPLAIKDAARQIHFFREIKRLIRLIPTEIFTDEEQRQNLLNACQLALDLAIDQEEDEWRAQ; from the coding sequence ATGGCATACGGGCCTTCTGACCTGATGGGCGGGCTGATCGGCCTGATCGACAAGCGCTGGGCCAATGTTCAGGACGTGCAGCGACTGATCGTGCCGCTGGCGATCAAGGACGCTGCGCGCCAGATCCATTTCTTTCGCGAGATCAAGCGCCTGATCCGACTGATCCCCACGGAAATTTTTACCGATGAGGAGCAGCGTCAGAACCTGCTCAATGCCTGTCAGCTCGCGCTGGACCTGGCCATCGACCAGGAAGAAGACGAATGGCGAGCACAATGA
- the sctW gene encoding type III secretion system gatekeeper subunit SctW, producing MANIQSVVPAASLPDRQTEPTIARDSRLTGSFQGERVQYISTSQSMADSAEELTFVFSERVEKSLAKRSVSDGQARLSEILEMLEEYLKKVPDLESQQKLEALVAHLGSGQLNNLAQLKAYLKGFSREISHQFVALSHARQELAGKTDARAMVELIDQALLEMAQEHGHAIELGLQIGPLAKEAAEQGIGDIQSLRDTYRDAVMDYRGLAAAWNDIHARFGSSTLEGVTGFLMKALSADLDSQQTRLDPIKLERVMSDMHKLRVLTGMSDQVNALWQALVTGERGHGIRAF from the coding sequence ATGGCCAATATTCAGAGTGTCGTCCCTGCGGCGTCGTTGCCGGATCGACAGACCGAACCGACCATTGCGCGCGACAGCCGGCTGACCGGCAGTTTCCAGGGCGAGCGTGTGCAGTACATTTCCACCAGCCAGTCCATGGCCGACTCCGCGGAAGAGCTGACGTTCGTGTTCTCCGAGCGGGTCGAGAAGTCGCTGGCCAAGCGCAGCGTCAGCGATGGCCAGGCGCGGCTGAGTGAAATCCTCGAGATGCTCGAGGAGTACCTCAAGAAAGTCCCGGACCTGGAGTCCCAGCAAAAACTCGAAGCCTTGGTCGCGCACCTCGGCAGCGGGCAGTTGAACAACCTGGCGCAGCTCAAGGCTTACCTCAAGGGGTTCTCCCGCGAGATCAGTCATCAGTTTGTCGCCCTGTCCCATGCGCGCCAGGAACTGGCCGGCAAGACCGATGCCAGGGCGATGGTCGAGCTGATTGACCAGGCGCTGCTGGAAATGGCCCAGGAACATGGCCACGCCATTGAACTGGGCTTGCAGATCGGGCCGCTGGCCAAGGAAGCGGCAGAGCAGGGGATCGGCGATATCCAGTCACTGCGCGACACCTACCGCGATGCCGTCATGGACTATCGCGGCCTGGCCGCGGCCTGGAACGACATTCATGCGCGCTTCGGCAGCTCGACGCTCGAAGGCGTGACGGGGTTCTTGATGAAAGCCTTGAGCGCCGACCTCGACAGTCAGCAGACCCGGCTCGACCCGATCAAGCTCGAACGGGTGATGAGCGACATGCACAAGCTGCGGGTGCTGACGGGCATGTCGGATCAGGTCAATGCACTGTGGCAGGCACTGGTAACGGGGGAACGAGGCCATGGCATACGGGCCTTCTGA